From the Acidovorax sp. NCPPB 3576 genome, the window CGCCCGCAGGCCGAGGCCCGGGGCCTGGCCTTCGTGGTGGAGACGCTGGGCACCATGCCCGACTGGATCCGCGCCGACGGAAAGCGGCTGCGCCAGATCCTCATCAACCTGCTGTCCAACGCCGTGCGGTTCACCCAGCAGGGCGAAGTGCGCCTGCGGCTGGACTTTCGCCCGCACGTCTCGCGCATCGAGGTGATCGACACCGGCATCGGCATCGAGCCGCAGGACCTGGAGCGCATCTTCCTGCCGTTTGAGCGCGGCAGCGCCGGGCGCCGCGCGAGCGAGGCGGGCACCGGCCTGGGCCTCACCATCACGCACCTGCTCACCGAACTCATGGGCGGCCAGCTCACCGTGGCCAGCCGGCACGGGCAGGGCAGCACCTTCACCGTGCGGCTGTACCTGCCCGGCATCTCCCCCGACCCCGCCTGGCGCCCCACGCACGCCGTGGCCCTGCGGCCCGTCATCGGCCACATCGCGCCGCGCCGCACGCTGCTGGTGGTGGACGACCAGCCGCTGCAGCGCCAACTGCTGGCCGGGCTGCTGGTGCCGCTGGGGTTCACCGTGCGCGAGGCCGCCAGCGGCCGCGAGTGCCTGGAGATCGTGCGGCAGGCGCCCCCCGACCTCGTACTGCTGGACATCACCATGGACGACCTCGACGGCTGGCAGACGGCCGCCCTGCTGCGGGCGCTGCGCCCGGCAGCGGCGCTGCCGATCGTCTTCGTCTCGGCCAACCAGTTCGACAACGAGCCCGCGCGGCTGGCCGCCGCCCAGTGCCAGGGTTTCGTGGGCAAGCCCATCATCGAATCGGAGCTGCTGCAGGCCCTGCAGGCGGCGCTGCAGCTGGAATGGGTGCACGACAACACGCCGGCCAAGGCCCCTGCCACGCCGGGATCGCCCCCCGCCAGCCCCGCGCCGCCGCCCCACACCCTGCCCGCCGACCTGCGCGAAGACCTGAACCGTCTGGCGCGGCAGGGGCAGGCCGCCGCCGTGCGCGAGCGGCTGCGCAGCGCACGCGACGGCCTGCCCGGCCATGCCGCCGCGCTGGCGCAGTTGCAGGCCTGCGCAGACCGCTTCGACTTCGATGCCCTGGCCCACCTACTGCGAGAACCCGAACATGACGAACTCCCCTGACAGCGCGCCGGCCGCCGCCCCGCGCCGCGTCATCCTGGTGGTGGACGATGCGCTGGACACCCTGCGCATGCTGTGCGATGCGCTGGCGGGCGAAGGCTATGCCGTGCTGGCCGCGCGCGATGCCGAAGAGGCCATCGAGCGCTTCGAGGTGACCGTGCCCGACGGCGTGCTGCTCGATGCGGTGATGCCCGGCACCGACGGCTTCGCGCTGTGCCGCCGCATCAAGGCCACGCCGCCGTGGGCGCACGTGCCCATCGTCTTCATGACCGGGCTGTCGGAGACCGAGCAGATCCTGCGCGGCTTTGCCAGCGGCGGCGTGGACTATGTGGTCAAGCCCCTGCGCATTCTCGAGGTGCTGGCCCGCCTGGCCACCCACGTGGCCAACGCGCAGGCCGCCCGGCTGGCGCGCGAGGCCGTGGACGTGGCGGGCCTGGGCGTGGTCGTGCTCGACGGCCAGGACCGCATCGCCTGGCGCTCGCCGCAGGCCACGCGCTGGCTGGAGGCCGCCTTCGGCGGGCACCGCGACACCCCTGCGAGCGACCCCGCGCGCTGGCTGGCGCAGGCCCAGCGGCAGGGCGAAGGCAGCACGCCCCTGCCCGACGGCCGCCAGCTGCAGGCCCGCCACCTGGGCGCGAGCGGCCTGGCCGAGTCGATGCTGCTGCTCAGCCAAGGCCCGGCCGCAGGCGCCGCCGCGCCGCGGTTGCCGCCCGTGGCGCTGACCCCGCGCGAAACCGAGGTGCTGTCGTGGCTTGCCAAGGGCAAGACCAACCGCGACATCGCTGATATTTTGGGCATGAGCCCGCGCACGGTGAACAAGCACCTGGAGCACATCTTCGAAAAGCTTGGCGTGGAAACCCGCACCGCGGCGGCGGCGCTGGCGGGGCAACTGCTGCAGGATTAATTGTGAAGTCTGCCGCAGGGCACCCAGTGGTCGCAAGCTTCAGATATGGACTGTAAGCTGCTGCACTTCACACTGCGCCAAATGTCACGGAATCAGTATGCTTGAAGTAATCATCACAGCAATCCTCGCCTCTGGCACGACAACAGGACTGGTCGCCGTTCTCGCTAAAACATGGTTCGAGACGCGCGTGAAGGCGTCAATAGAGCATGAATACAAAAAGCAATTTGAGCTATTTCAGCGCCAGTTAAATCAGCAGCAAAAGATTGAGTTGGTTGCAGAACTGCTCGGTGAGTCGCTTGCCACGCCTTTCGGTGAAACGGTTACGAGAGAGCAGAGAACAAAGCTCAACAAGCTTTCCCTCCAAGCCTCACTTTGGCTCCCACCGGAATTGGCTATAGAGCTATCAAAACTACTTCAAAACCAGCCAGATGCGAAATCGCCGTTTCACCTTGTCTTAATTGCGCGAAGGCTGTTGATTGCAGATTCGTCAATTGGAACTGAGCACGTCACCATATGGGGTCCAGACAGAGAGACCCATCCGGATTTAATCCTTCATATTGTCAAAAGATAGCATTCAG encodes:
- a CDS encoding response regulator transcription factor; this translates as MTNSPDSAPAAAPRRVILVVDDALDTLRMLCDALAGEGYAVLAARDAEEAIERFEVTVPDGVLLDAVMPGTDGFALCRRIKATPPWAHVPIVFMTGLSETEQILRGFASGGVDYVVKPLRILEVLARLATHVANAQAARLAREAVDVAGLGVVVLDGQDRIAWRSPQATRWLEAAFGGHRDTPASDPARWLAQAQRQGEGSTPLPDGRQLQARHLGASGLAESMLLLSQGPAAGAAAPRLPPVALTPRETEVLSWLAKGKTNRDIADILGMSPRTVNKHLEHIFEKLGVETRTAAAALAGQLLQD